Proteins encoded together in one Microbacterium oxydans window:
- a CDS encoding peptide ABC transporter substrate-binding protein, producing MRSQSLRRRLLAPLGALAVATLALTACQAGTSGDNGAGEKDTVSFALQVGTGPNWILPISSPDKMATHNSAIKATMWPRLFEYNGVDGEMGWDELASAAKSYEFSEDRKTITITLNDLDWSDGEPVTSRDVEFWYNLVRFNGEKTGGYSAGLMPDNITEFTTIDDKTFSLTMDKVYNEEFLLGNQLSLMYPMPQHVWDKTSADGEIGDHDRDAAGAADVLDYLFSEAEDMKTYATNDLWKTVAGPYTVKSWSDSGLVELTANEKYTGEDKPKIDNVRFLPFTSADAEMNVVRSGDVDYGYVTSSQLTNEKQFTDLGYSIEPWAGWSITYMPYNFANPEKGSFYKQLYVRQALQHAVDQETISEVVWHGAATPDYGPIPQTADSSGLSDVQKDNPYPFDLKKAEKLFTDNGWVKGSDGTLECADAGAGAGQCGEGIAAGSKAEIVVTTQNGSQETDNMMAEIQSSLGKIGVKMTIDSKPLDTVLTQAQECKTGSACTWELVFFGTAGSWYFPPYATGERVFAKDTKWNAGQYDNPEAEELVQAMAFSTDPEIAKKYSEYLATDLPVMWMPNPVYQVSVVRDGLDIAHQDPGASFLPQRWSWTK from the coding sequence ATGCGATCTCAGTCGCTGCGCCGCCGGCTGCTCGCCCCCCTGGGTGCGCTCGCCGTCGCGACGCTCGCCCTCACCGCCTGCCAGGCCGGCACCTCGGGCGACAACGGGGCAGGCGAGAAGGACACCGTCAGCTTCGCGCTCCAGGTCGGCACCGGACCCAACTGGATCCTGCCGATCTCGTCGCCGGACAAGATGGCCACCCACAACAGCGCCATCAAGGCGACGATGTGGCCGCGTCTGTTCGAGTACAACGGCGTCGACGGGGAGATGGGCTGGGACGAGCTGGCTTCCGCCGCCAAGTCCTACGAGTTCTCCGAGGACCGCAAGACCATCACGATCACGCTGAACGACCTCGACTGGTCGGACGGCGAGCCCGTCACCTCGCGCGACGTGGAGTTCTGGTACAACCTGGTGCGCTTCAACGGCGAGAAGACCGGTGGCTACTCCGCCGGCCTGATGCCGGACAACATCACCGAGTTCACCACCATCGACGACAAGACGTTCTCGCTGACGATGGACAAGGTCTACAACGAGGAGTTCCTCCTCGGCAACCAGCTCAGCCTCATGTACCCGATGCCGCAGCACGTCTGGGACAAGACCAGCGCCGACGGCGAGATCGGCGACCACGACCGTGACGCCGCGGGTGCCGCCGACGTCCTCGACTACCTCTTCTCCGAGGCCGAGGACATGAAGACCTACGCGACCAACGACCTGTGGAAGACCGTCGCCGGTCCCTACACGGTCAAGAGCTGGTCCGACTCGGGTCTCGTCGAGCTCACCGCCAACGAGAAGTACACCGGCGAGGACAAGCCGAAGATCGACAACGTGCGGTTCCTCCCCTTCACCTCGGCCGACGCCGAGATGAACGTGGTGCGCTCGGGCGACGTCGACTACGGCTACGTCACGAGCTCGCAGCTCACGAACGAGAAGCAGTTCACCGACCTGGGCTACAGCATCGAGCCGTGGGCCGGCTGGTCGATCACGTACATGCCGTACAACTTCGCCAACCCGGAGAAGGGCTCGTTCTACAAGCAGCTCTACGTGCGCCAGGCGCTGCAGCACGCCGTCGACCAGGAGACCATCTCCGAGGTCGTCTGGCACGGCGCGGCGACGCCGGACTACGGTCCCATCCCGCAGACGGCCGACTCCAGCGGTCTGTCCGACGTGCAGAAGGACAACCCGTACCCGTTCGACCTGAAGAAGGCCGAGAAGCTCTTCACGGACAACGGCTGGGTCAAGGGCTCGGACGGCACGCTCGAGTGCGCCGACGCCGGTGCCGGTGCGGGCCAGTGCGGTGAGGGCATCGCCGCCGGTTCGAAGGCCGAGATCGTCGTCACTACGCAGAACGGCTCGCAGGAGACCGACAACATGATGGCGGAGATCCAGTCGTCGCTCGGCAAGATCGGCGTCAAGATGACGATCGACTCCAAGCCGCTGGACACCGTCCTCACGCAGGCGCAGGAGTGCAAGACCGGCAGCGCGTGCACGTGGGAGCTCGTCTTCTTCGGCACCGCGGGCAGCTGGTACTTCCCGCCCTACGCCACCGGTGAGCGCGTCTTCGCGAAGGACACCAAGTGGAACGCGGGCCAGTACGACAACCCCGAGGCGGAGGAGCTCGTCCAGGCGATGGCCTTCTCGACCGACCCGGAGATCGCGAAGAAGTACTCCGAGTACCTCGCGACCGACCTCCCGGTCATGTGGATGCCGAACCCGGTCTACCAGGTCTCCGTCGTCCGTGACGGACTCGACATCGCCCACCAGGACCCGGGTGCGTCGTTCCTTCCGCAGCGTTGGTCCTGGACCAAGTAA
- a CDS encoding M81 family metallopeptidase: MTETSTLPRIAIAGMAIESSTFSPHRAGERDFLRLEGDDLVTRYDSLREGEMRGRAEWLPVYYARSIPGGAVLREVYDSIKARICDGLRALVADGEKLDGLFFDIHGAMSVVGLDDAEGDLITAIREVIGSDVVVSASMDLHGNVSRTLIENVDIITCYRLAPHEDTWETRDRAIRNLVEALESGVTPRRAWVRVPILLPGEKTSTRVEPAKSLYARIPEIESRPGVTDAAIWIGYAWADEPRCHATVVVTGTDDEATAAAAAELGRAFWDVRDEFEFVGPPGTLDEGVAAGLAATDTPYFISDSGDNPGAGGTGDVTWTLAQLLQKPELTADDAPVTLCASVFDKGALDILRGHAVGERVSVEVGARVDSGPHGPVLVEGVLHSLHEGDVDAGGIAVIRVGGLHVIVTEFRKAYHDVSDFTSIDLDPTAAQIVVTKIGYLEPELYAIMRGWTLALTPGGVDQDLERLGHHRIQRPMHPFDAFEVAPDLTAEMVG; this comes from the coding sequence ATGACCGAGACCTCCACGCTCCCGCGCATCGCCATCGCCGGCATGGCCATCGAGTCCAGCACCTTCTCGCCGCACCGCGCCGGCGAGCGGGACTTCCTCCGCCTGGAGGGCGACGATCTCGTCACCCGCTACGACTCGCTGCGCGAGGGCGAGATGCGCGGCCGCGCGGAGTGGCTGCCGGTCTATTACGCCCGGTCGATCCCCGGCGGTGCGGTGCTGCGCGAGGTCTACGACAGCATCAAGGCGCGGATCTGCGACGGGCTGCGGGCGCTCGTCGCCGACGGCGAGAAGCTCGACGGCCTGTTCTTCGACATCCACGGCGCGATGAGCGTCGTGGGGCTGGACGACGCCGAGGGCGACCTGATCACCGCGATCCGCGAGGTGATCGGATCCGACGTCGTGGTCTCGGCCTCCATGGACCTGCACGGCAACGTCTCGCGCACCCTGATCGAGAACGTCGACATCATCACCTGCTACCGGCTGGCCCCGCACGAGGACACGTGGGAGACCCGCGACCGCGCGATCCGCAACCTCGTCGAGGCGCTCGAGAGCGGCGTCACGCCGCGCCGCGCCTGGGTGCGGGTGCCGATCCTGCTCCCCGGTGAGAAGACCAGCACGCGCGTGGAGCCGGCGAAGAGCCTCTACGCCCGCATCCCCGAGATCGAGTCGCGCCCCGGCGTCACGGACGCGGCGATCTGGATCGGCTACGCCTGGGCCGACGAGCCGCGCTGCCACGCGACGGTGGTCGTGACCGGCACCGACGACGAGGCGACCGCGGCTGCGGCGGCCGAGCTCGGCCGCGCGTTCTGGGACGTGCGCGACGAGTTCGAGTTCGTGGGCCCTCCCGGCACCCTCGATGAGGGCGTCGCGGCCGGTCTCGCCGCCACCGACACCCCGTATTTCATCAGCGACTCGGGGGACAACCCCGGCGCCGGCGGCACGGGTGACGTCACCTGGACCCTCGCCCAGCTGCTGCAGAAGCCCGAGCTGACGGCCGATGACGCGCCGGTCACGCTCTGCGCCTCGGTGTTCGACAAGGGCGCCCTCGACATCCTCCGCGGCCACGCCGTGGGTGAGCGGGTCTCGGTCGAGGTCGGCGCGCGCGTCGACAGCGGTCCGCACGGGCCCGTGCTCGTCGAGGGCGTGCTGCACAGCCTGCACGAGGGCGACGTGGATGCCGGCGGGATCGCGGTGATCCGCGTCGGCGGTCTGCACGTGATCGTCACCGAGTTCCGCAAGGCGTACCACGACGTCTCCGACTTCACCTCGATCGACCTCGACCCGACGGCGGCGCAGATCGTCGTCACGAAGATCGGCTACCTCGAGCCGGAGCTCTACGCGATCATGCGCGGCTGGACGCTCGCGCTCACCCCCGGCGGCGTCGACCAGGACCTGGAGCGCCTCGGGCATCACCGCATCCAGCGCCCGATGCATCCGTTCGACGCGTTCGAGGTCGCGCCCGATCTCACCGCCGAGATGGTCGGCTGA
- a CDS encoding ABC transporter permease produces the protein MSVVEAAQNAQQKKERAGGPRFWWYLLRRVGQGGIVILIVTLIVFALLHLAMPQGPAAGILGMQASQEQIDAFNKENGFDLPLWQQYFHFLGQLVQGDLGDSFKLNRPVADAIGQRLPKTLILALISMLFALIIAIPMGIFQAVRRGKAADYALTTWNFIVYSTPSFFLGLILVIVFAQWLRLVPAQAPQGETVGDVLANPAGLVLPVLTAALGIIATFSRYMRSATIDNLSEDYVRTARAKGTSVPVVITRHVVRNSLTPVIAMLGYYLPVMFGGMIVVESLFNYPGMGLLFWTSAQTSDYPVLIGCILVIALATVIGSLLADIIQALLDPRTREELS, from the coding sequence ATGAGCGTGGTGGAAGCAGCGCAGAACGCGCAGCAGAAGAAGGAGAGGGCCGGCGGCCCGCGGTTCTGGTGGTACCTGTTGCGACGGGTCGGCCAGGGCGGGATCGTCATCCTCATCGTGACGCTGATCGTGTTCGCGCTGCTCCATCTCGCCATGCCGCAGGGGCCGGCCGCCGGCATCCTCGGCATGCAGGCCTCGCAGGAGCAGATCGACGCCTTCAACAAGGAGAACGGCTTCGATCTGCCCCTGTGGCAGCAGTACTTCCACTTCCTCGGGCAGCTCGTCCAGGGCGACCTCGGAGACTCCTTCAAGCTGAACCGACCGGTGGCGGACGCCATCGGCCAGCGTCTCCCGAAGACGCTGATCCTCGCCCTGATCTCGATGCTGTTCGCCCTGATCATCGCGATCCCGATGGGCATCTTCCAGGCCGTGCGCCGCGGCAAGGCCGCCGACTACGCGCTCACCACCTGGAACTTCATCGTCTACTCGACGCCGTCGTTCTTCCTCGGCCTGATCCTCGTGATCGTGTTCGCGCAGTGGCTGCGCCTCGTCCCGGCCCAGGCGCCGCAGGGCGAGACGGTGGGCGACGTGCTCGCCAACCCGGCCGGTCTCGTGCTGCCGGTGCTCACCGCGGCACTCGGCATCATCGCGACCTTCTCGCGCTACATGCGCTCGGCCACGATCGACAACCTCTCCGAGGACTACGTCCGCACGGCGCGTGCGAAGGGGACCTCGGTGCCGGTGGTGATCACCCGCCACGTGGTCCGCAACTCTCTGACCCCCGTGATCGCCATGCTCGGCTACTACCTGCCGGTCATGTTCGGCGGCATGATCGTCGTCGAGTCGCTCTTCAACTACCCCGGCATGGGCCTGCTGTTCTGGACCTCGGCGCAGACCTCCGACTACCCCGTGCTGATCGGCTGCATCCTGGTGATCGCCCTCGCGACCGTCATCGGATCGCTCCTCGCCGACATCATCCAGGCGCTGCTCGATCCGCGCACCCGAGAGGAGCTCTCGTGA